CAGAAGCAGTGGTTCTCCTGAGCCTGGGTTCTACAACGTCTGCAACACATCGTCTGCATAGAAACTAACTTTCTGCTCCTTCAGTAGATCCACCCTCCAAACTGGTTTCCTGTCTGATGGTTTGGGTCAGAGTTTCTCTAAAGGGTTAAAGAGCACGGGACTAAGTGGGCAGCCCTGTCTGCATCCTCTTTGCAGAGCTCTAGAGTTGGACAGATTCCCCTTTATTTTGATCCTGGTGGTGGGAGATGAGAGTATTGTTTTAATGCGTTGTATAAATTTACTAGTGAACCCAAAGCTATGGAGGACTGAAAGtgccaaaattaaataaatacatcattaaataattaattaaaaatgtcataaattaattaaaattggaattaaatacataaatgtgttattaaatgtgtcattaattcattaaaatacCAATTCAttttaggtaaaaaaaaacacatatattATTTCACTATTTGATGATTTCATGGTCCTTGTGTTGCAGTGGTACACAAATTTATTTTATGTCAAACTCGCCCGTCAAAGTCGGTAGGCAGGACTAACGCGAATCGAGTCTAATCCACTGCTTTGGTCTGTCTTGAAACCGGAGGTAGAAGAAGTCTTTCTAAACATGGCGGCTGTGTTGATGGAGGATGTCCACAAACTTTCTAGAGACTTGGTGAGAGATATTTTAGACCTTGCAGAGTATTTGGAAGCAGGACCTGCTGACCCCGAGCATGTAGTGTGTAAAGCAGAGGAATTTATTGAAGTTCTTGGAGTCATTTCTGCACTTTCCAACCAAGATGTTGACTGTAGAGTGACTGCAAATTTAGAAGAAGTGACTATCGGTTCACCAAGGACCACAACGGCTGGTGTGGGTCAACCAGGAGATGTTGAAAGTGGTTCAATGGACACCATTTACTGGCACTGCACTGGCGAGCAACGGGAGGGAGACTCTGCTGCATTATTGGAGACATTTGAGAACGGTGAGTGTTTTGTGACTTCAAGACACTTCTACATCATTTATCCCATTGGTGGCAAGCTCCCTTTAAGAAAACAAGTACATTAGAAAGTAACATCGCTGTATCCTGTAGCAGACAAAAAGCTTGCTAGTTAGCCATCAGTGCTAGTTAGTTAGCCATCAATGGTAACTCCGTACTCTGCTTGTATTTCGTGCTGCTGTTTCTAACGTTTAGCTCTCAGAAGCTAATACTTCAGTCAGCATGAAGCTAGTGGTCTTatgggtttatttttttcacaagttacaattttatgtttttcgtGTGCTTAGggtgtttatttctgttcaaGAATCCCATTCCACATGCGAAGCCTCCTTCCCCTCCATCACAGAGCCCCCAGCTCCCCTCTGCCTCCTTTCCAGCACCAGCTTCAACACCAGTACCAGCTCGGACACTGACACTGACAACATCAACCTCCAGCACATCACAGCAATGTCTTATCACTGGTAAGACACGGTACACAGAGACCATGGTTAAATTtcccattattattattgcaggTGTAAATGCAAACTATGCAGCACGCCAGCTCAGGAACGCCTGCTGAAAGCTACATGTAGCTACAGTGACACATAAACAGAACACATgcagctgcatgtttttttccattgacTTAACTAGAAAGTTAGTGTAATTAATTTACGTTTTGGTGCAGTGTAGTATTGCAGCCGTTCTTCTCATAGTCACTAGGTAACTGTGGAACTGAATGTCTGGACgaaaatatgcagaaaaagGGAAACAGAGCTGCTCTTAGCAACTTCGAAATGTGCACAAGACAAAATCAAGTTTCATTCCACGTTGTTTTTAAGTTGTGGTGGAGGTACTGTTTGTGTTTCGGTTAAAGTAAAGagtgacaaaaatgtattaaagtaaAACTATCACAGACATGATCGTGATTGAAAATGGATGGACGGGTGGCTAAACACATCACATCGTAGCTGTGGAGTCCTTCGAGCTCCTGGGGACTACAGTCTCTCAGGAGCTGCAGTGGGAGACGAACATCCACTCCATCCTGAAAAAGGCTCAGCAGAGGATGGATTTCCTGCCACAGCTGAGGAGACATGGAGGAGCTACAGGAGCTGTTGATCCAGTTCTACACTGCGGTCATCCAGTCTGTCCTGTGCACCTCTGGATCAGCCACACAGCAAGACAGGAAGGGACTACAGTGTGTCGTATGGACTGCAAAAAACATCATCAGAGACCCACTCACCCTGTTTCCCCCCTCAGAGCCCTGTACACAAAAATCATTAGACAGTAAAACAGTTTCTTCCCCACTGCCATCACTGTAATAAACAGCTGAGCCATTCCTACTCACCTGTGCAGTAGTCAGTATTCCACTGgacatgtacagtatttttttttcaccatgaacaacattctctgctttttgcactaCTGTGTTTATCGCAATTATCATTTTGCTAATGTGTTCATATATTCCTTTCTAGCTGTAAATTTCTGTCTatattgtgtttaattttactGTGTCTTTTTCCTCCCTGTTCCTCTTTTTATAgtttcattttatattattcTCTTCCATATTCCCAGGGTGACACAAACAGCCAAAATGCCATTCCTTGCATGTTGTGTACTTccttggccattaaagctgattctgatcacttttctgtctttggtcTAGGCAAGAAGAAAAGGGGCCACAGAAAATTGGACCTTCCAAGTGTACTTGTGGAGATGCAGGCTGAGGAGGAGTGGAACCGTGCCCAGCATGATGAGAACATCCAGCTGCTCCTCAGCGAGGCGAGAGAGAATGAAGCGGCCTTGCAGCAGGAGATGGCCCAGAAAGCTGCCTTCAACAAGGCAGTCCTGGGTGTGCTGGGGCAACTGGTGCAGGCAGTGCTGGGGCAGTTGCTGCAGGCAGTGGGCACCCAGTGAGTGTGAGTGAGTCCACCTCCCAGAGACTGGAGGTTTAGTTGTGTATAGTTTTACTTTTAGCCCTCCATTGTAGAAGAGGCCCACCGCAGTTTGTACTTTGCACATTGTAAATAGTTTTGATTTTGCTGCTGAATAATAAACTATTTTGTGACTTATCTGACTGCATCATagcttttcattttgtctgCTACAACACTAGTAGGAAAAGAGTCAACAGTCTGAACCAAAGAATTCTGCATTCCCTAATAATGCATTTATGTTTAATGAGATTTAACATGTTTTACAAACTACTTTATGGTTCATAATTCTGTTGACTGAATTACATCAAAGCAATACTGATTTATCAAACTGGAATATTCCtaaaacagctgttttaatgttttggctTTAATTTGTCATGTAATCTTGCTAACCTTCACAAATAACACAATAGCGTAGACACATCTGCAGCAGGTACAAAAGTTTATTGTCAGAATTGCATTCAAGAAAACAATAGCGGTCTGGGGACCGAAAAATAGAAGTATAACAAGAATAAATTAACTTTTGCATGACATGTACTGCATCAGTGCATCCTGTACATCTCTGCCCTCCTCCTCTACACCTTGTGCCACCGCAGGCTcctgtgctgctgcttcaggTACGTCCTATGAAGTCTTATAAGAGAGCCATCTGAAACACAGCACAGATATTTAATACCTATTAGCAATAAATTGCAGCCATTACTGGGTCGTTCATGGGACTGATATACGATAGCTAGCGAACTAGCATTAGCTCACCCTCATATGTCGTCTAGTTCATGTCCTCTTGTCTTCGGCTTAATACTACTGTATCGCCTCCCAAACTCTCCTGTGTGTCTCCTGAGTGTTTCGACTTGCCACTCTCAGCTCTCTCCAACTCTTCTTTTACTTTGAATCTGACCAAAAGCCACAGACCGAGCAGCAGGTGTACCATCGTCTCCAtgtatgttgttgtgttgcgtTTGTATCGAACACAAATGACATGAAGGGATTTTCGGGCTGCGGTGCTATGACGACTCCACCCACAATGAGGTGGTACTCAGTGTAATGGAAAAACAATTAAACCGAGATGAGCCGAGTCAAGCACAGTAGTGGTGAGCCGTGCCGGGCCGTGCAGATGCTTGTCGAAATGCGACTATGCACTGCGCTGTAACTATTGGGGCAGAGAGTTGTTAGCGGTTgccaataaagttttgtttaataGAGTATCTAAACCAATGTAGAGGTGAATAGCGCCACCCAGTGTATCAGAACGTGTTCACAAGCTCTGCAGCAATCCATTATCTGGAACCGATTTGCCTTGACTTGATGGCAGGGTAACCAATCAGGTGTTAGAATCTGCCCACCAACTTTGATGGGCGAGGCtgacagataaaataaatttaTGATCCACTGCAACACAAAGACCATGAAATAAttaatagaccctttaatgacccacgtcactaatgacgtcacagctttagctggaggcaaaagaggaagcccgaaGCCGGACAGAAAGGCGAacgactgagggactaggctctattaacatttctaaaatgtcgtcctgctgtgttttttgatgccataataggaggaatgacattggcgaacgcaaattaaagttttataggattccaccgaacactcgtgctcagagggaacgaagacagttgtggttaaatgcactgaggcgaaaagactggacagagacgatcagctgcagtcaattccagccattttcagtacaaaaaaatcgctaatattctatttgtaaataaaaaatattcaattcaattcaattcaattcagctttattccagacactgggtccaaatacacacaccataagaacaaggacacaacaagacacagaaaaaatacaatcaaaaacagtaacccgttaaatatgacgagaaatacagggaatattggacgcgcatcgcgaggtgcatttccttgaaaacgaccgattcgtggattttataccgacttcaagacatgttttggacaaaatagtttactggcttgtgtcgtctggatgacCAAGGTTAGATTATGGCcgttgtggaatattttcatctgtgtgtaataatgaacccggaaatgtgagtcgcgctgtgtacgttaaagccgtgtacagagaaaggatgttgtttgtcagacaaatgtgtttatattacccgctgtggtaatcacatccgAAAGTGgcttataccggcggattcatgagaatctaagctttccatctgcgtatagtgtttatataatcgtgtttgcagccttcggacattctttaaattcctatgcaaattagtaagtgtaccgctggtggtacactgaagtttaacgggttaaaaatgctcgagtttgcagcacaaactcccagcgcaaactaaatactcccagtcctgcttgacttctcgctccgtttttgcctccagcataagccccgcccacaaaaaacatcacaatgtttgtaaacaaatacagGGTCTAtttaaatagtgaaataatggtttgtttgttttttacctaAAATGAACTGgtattttaatgaattaatgaCACATTTGATaacacatttatgtatttaattccaattttaattaattagtgatatatttaattattttattatgtatttatttatttaattttgacacTTTTAGTCCTCCATAAAATCCAGCCGAAACTTGGTAGAGAAATTCCCAGACAACAGAGTGAAATATCTTCTGAGCATCTCAGCTGAGAGGATTTCACTCTTTCAGCTTTTGTTTCTAGAGTCAGTGATGTGGAGGCTAATTAAAAGTGCTATCTAAATTTGCCAAGTAGCTACAAATGCTGTCAAACAATGCTAACTAGCTAAACAAACGAACTACCTAAGCTGTTATTTAAATGggcaaaatatttaaatataccGAGTAgctaaatgtgttaaaaatctACACTACTGACTAATTAAATACACTATCTAGCAACATAGCTGTCTACAGTATCCATGCTATCTAAACATACTAACCTAACATACTAGCTAGTTAATATGCTCATGAGTTAAATATGCTACTTAGTTGAATACGTTACCTGTGTAAATACTGTCTGAATTGTTAATTAGCTAAAGACGCTAAATAGATGAttgtaaatatattatttaagcTAATGGACTGTCTAAACAAACTACGTATTTAAATGGACTTAATGtataaatgttctattttaaTATGCTACACAACAAGTTAATATACTCACTAAATATGTTACTTATGAAAACAAGTTTACAATCCAGTTATGTGTGTAAAAATACTAATGATCTAAATGTGTTGTGGTCAGGAGAACAGCCAGATctcaatgttgttgttgttgctgatgtggtgaacagcagctcagagtttCAGACCTTCTTGGACTGCTGGATGGTTTTTTTCAACAGGGTTCTACCTGAGGGCTCTCTAGTTCTACTGGAGAACTTCAACATCCATATAGACAACCACAGAGATATGAGGAGGAGGTTCTACATCCTCAGACTGTTTTTTGACTGGATCCAGCTGATAGAAACACAAGATAAGAGTGTATCAGTGGAGGAGCAGCTGATCTTTTCCAGGAGGATTtgagtggatgaatgatgtttgtttcctgtgcaggtgaaggtagaaagtgtgtgtgacctgctgtgagttgagcatcatGGATCAGtatgaggacagagaggagggagtccctccctctaaaagctctctgtgtggagaacaggagaaccagagcaaagctcagaggtgagagcaccatctctaactgtccaggactctgctgcatgtcagagctcagcatcacatcactgctgcatcattattgacaggaatccacctggacctgaacctgGACCTGAACCTGCATTAAcctgtgtgtccttcaagagCGACTGGTCTAAAGATTCCCTCATTAATTTTAAAGATCATCAGCCTCCTGCTACAGAGAAGTAAGCTGTGAAATCAAACTAATAActgttgtgtcaaatgttcTATCGTTCCAAATATGTTCCATCATTAAATCACTCTGAAACTCTGCGACTTGATTTTTCCTTCCTGGTGGTCTTCCTCTCTATTTAACAGAATCCATCAGAGACCAGAGTCCTCTGGACTTGGACCTCCACCCAGCTGTGTGTCCATCAAGAGCGACCGGTCCATGCATCGTCCTATCTATTTTAAAGGAGAACAACATCCTTTTGCAGAGGGGTAAGATGTTCACAACAAGGTTTCAGAGCTGCTAGTTTGATAGCAGATTGGCTCCTCATCAAACACAGCAACTGCTTTGAAGAAGTGATACTAATAACGTGAACATCATCCGCAGAGACAATAAAAACCGAATCAGGTGGATCACAGCAAGAACTCTGAGTTATGTTACTCTTCACGTTAGCCTGCATGTTAGCCTGCACGGTAGCCTACATGTTTGCCTATAGGGTGAATTTGACATTGTTGATGGAGATGACTGATGCTGGATGAGGAtggaaaggacagaaaaaatggtTCTTGTTGTCCTGTCTGAGTTTAATCAGTCAGCATCAAGACCTACAGAAGTCCCAACCCTGGAGTAGGAACTTGGAACTCTTATAAACAGTCCTGAAAgagtctgtgaaggttctcattCAATTaggtcatcttaaggtgaagggtttagaTCAAGTAACTGGacttcttgtgatcttgaagacggAAGGACGGAAGGAAAGGAGAAAGAACACCAACACATAAGGACCTCGCTAAAAACCTGTGGCTATCCTAACTGGGCCTTCCTAAAGTCCACCAGGAACAGGAAAGACAAGGAGCCAACTACCATCAGGGAAGAcccagacaacaaaagaaagaacattGTTGTCCATGTTGGAGGATATTTTCCAAACATGACATCCTGGTTCATTTCAGACCTGAAAACACACTCAGACAAAGACTGGTTCACCCAAAGGACAAACACCAAGACACAGACTCAACAATGTAGTTTACACAGTCCAGTGCAGTGAGGACTGCCCAGATCTTTACATTGGTGAGAACAAGCAGCCTCTACACAGATGCATGGCCCAACATAAAAGAGCCAGCACCTCAGGACAAGATTCAGCTGTCCATTTACATTTACTGGGTAAAGGTCACTCCTTCCAGAACTCAAATGTACATATTctagacagagaggacagatggtttgagagaggaatGAAAGAGGCCATTTATGTTCATCGAGAGCAACCCACTCTGAACACAGGGGGAGGCCTCAGACACCACCTCTCAGCCACATACAAGGCAGCCTTGAGAGCTCTCCCCAGAAGATTTAGCCACTCTTCACACTTTTCCTAAGGTGAGCCTAACGACTCACACGATGATGAGTCATAGGTAGGAGGCTACTCAGTGGGCCGTGAAATCAACGACTCTCATAAGCCCCCCTCTATTAGCATACTAAAACCTCACTGAGATTCAACACctattgttgaaaaatgtttttagtttttatcacCTTGCTGATAGTACATACCATCAGCCTTAGCTCGTGGTTAAATACCTGGACCTCTCAAAActagttttagaactgaagaagcctctcaGATGAGAGgcgaaacatcttcaagatcacaagaataagtccagttgcctgaaagAAACCCTTCACCTCAGTCCggaaagaggttctacaggcACGGTTCCTACAGTCAGAAGAAAGATTGATGAGacaaaatgaagagaaagtccctgcagtggaaaacagactaATGTTGGGATCTCTAATGAACATCATGGACCTTCAgctgatgtttgtttgtgtgataAAGTAAGagttaactgttgatgttgatccacagagtgcagcagcagaactcagaggttcccagaactcagtctgtccagcagcatcacctggactccatattcatggtgagttcatggacaacaagttgttctccatctgttgtgttcaggtgtccccatgctgctctttgtagaccagtggactgtcagtgtgtccaacatggatctgatgtttggctccatgatttgactctgatggactcattgacacatttctctgttccagctgctggaggacaacatggtgacttttgtgaagaaggagctgaagaagatgcagaagcttgtgagtccagattacccagaatgctcctcagagagtcagagggaggatgaggaggagttggagggtgatgatgaagatgagaggagcagcagagagatgtttgagcagatcacagtgttgttcctgaggaggatgaagcaggagaagctggctgactgtctgcagagcagtaagaggatttgtgtaaagactgaagctgctgatcaacagaacatttattaaagtctcagaatatcttcacacaatcagtctttaggggacaaactgtcaccttcactttattgctactttgatgctttaatatccaggttacttctacttcactgttattttcttgtgttttcattcagaacttgctgcTGGAGTTTGTGGACGTGAACTTAAACgtggtctgaagaagaagttccagagagtgtttgagggcatcgctaaagcaggacagaaaacccccctgaatgagatctacacagagctgtacatcacagagggagggactgcagaggtcaatgatgaacatgaggtcagacagattgaagcagcatccaggaaagcagacagagcagaaacaaccaTCAGAGCAGAAGATATCCTtaaaggctcacctggaagagatggaccaatcagaacagtgatgacaaagggagtggctggcatcgggaaaacagtgttaacacagaagttgactctggactgggctgaagacaaaagcaaccaggacatccacttcatgtttccattgactttcagagagctgaatgtgctgaaagagagaaagttcagcttgatggaacttgttcatcacttcttcagtgaaaccaaagcagcaggaatctgcagctttgaatacttccaggttgtgttgatctttgacggtctggatgagtgtcgccttcctctggacttccacaacaatgaggtcctgactgatattagagagtccacctcagtggatgtgctgctgacaaacctgatcagcgggaagctgcttccctctgctcgcctctggataaccacacgacctgcagcagccaatcagatccctcctgactgtgtggacatggtgacggaggtcagagggttcaccgacccacagaaggaggactacttcaggaagagattcaaagatgaggagcaggccagcagcatcatctcccacatgaagacatcacgaagcctccacatcatgtgccacatcccagtgttctgctggatcactgctacagttctggaggagctgctgagaagcagagaaggaggagatctgcccagaaccctgactgagatgttcatccaccacctggtggttcaggccaaagtcaagaaggtcaagtatgatggaggagctgagacagatccacactggagtccagacagcaggaggatgattgagtctctgggaaaactggcttttaatcagctgcagagaggaaacctgatcttctatgagtctgacctgacagagtgtggcatcgatgtggaagcagcctcagtgtactcaggagtgttcacacagatctttagaGAGGAGACaggactgtaccaggacaaggtgttctgcttcgtccatctgagcgttcatgagtttctggctgctcttcatgtccatcagaccttcatcaactctggaatcaacctgctggaagaacaacaaacaaccTCCAACAAACCTGATCCAACAGTTGTCTAtcagagagctgtggacgaggccttacagagtccaaacggacacctggacttgttcctgcgcttcctcctgggtctgtcactgccgaccaatcagaatctcctacgaggcctgctgacacagacaggaagtagttcacagaccaatcaggaaacagtggagtacatcaagtGGAAGATCCGTGAggatgtgtctgcagagagaagcatcaatctgttccactgtctgagtGAACTCAACgatgtttctctagtggaggagatccaacagtccctgagatcaggacgtctgtccacagataaactgtctcctgctcagtggtcagctctgggcttcatcttactgtcatcagaagaacatctggacgtgtttgatCTGAAGAAATACTCagcttcagaggaggttcttctgaggctgctgccagtggtcaaagcctcaaagaaagttgtgtaagtagttggagactgaagatcctttttcattttactgttgtTTCACCAATataatctgctttttgtctcttcagactgagtggctgtaatctgtcagagagaagctgtgga
This portion of the Acanthochromis polyacanthus isolate Apoly-LR-REF ecotype Palm Island chromosome 22, KAUST_Apoly_ChrSc, whole genome shotgun sequence genome encodes:
- the LOC110970792 gene encoding NACHT, LRR and PYD domains-containing protein 3-like isoform X3, which codes for MDQYEDREEGVPPSKSSLCGEQENQSKAQRVQQQNSEVPRTQSVQQHHLDSIFMLLEDNMVTFVKKELKKMQKLVSPDYPECSSESQREDEEELEGDDEDERSSREMFEQITVLFLRRMKQEKLADCLQSKLAAGVCGRELKRGLKKKFQRVFEGIAKAGQKTPLNEIYTELYITEGGTAEVNDEHEVRQIEAASRKADRAETTIRAEDILKGSPGRDGPIRTVMTKGVAGIGKTVLTQKLTLDWAEDKSNQDIHFMFPLTFRELNVLKERKFSLMELVHHFFSETKAAGICSFEYFQVVLIFDGLDECRLPLDFHNNEVLTDIRESTSVDVLLTNLISGKLLPSARLWITTRPAAANQIPPDCVDMVTEVRGFTDPQKEDYFRKRFKDEEQASSIISHMKTSRSLHIMCHIPVFCWITATVLEELLRSREGGDLPRTLTEMFIHHLVVQAKVKKVKYDGGAETDPHWSPDSRRMIESLGKLAFNQLQRGNLIFYESDLTECGIDVEAASVYSGVFTQIFREETGLYQDKVFCFVHLSVHEFLAALHVHQTFINSGINLLEEQQTTSNKPDPTVVYQRAVDEALQSPNGHLDLFLRFLLGLSLPTNQNLLRGLLTQTGSSSQTNQETVEYIKWKIREDVSAERSINLFHCLSELNDVSLVEEIQQSLRSGRLSTDKLSPAQWSALGFILLSSEEHLDVFDLKKYSASEEVLLRLLPVVKASKKVVLSGCNLSERSCGALSPVLSSQSSSVTELDLTNNNLQDSGVESLSAGLESPHCKLKALRLNHCNLSERSCGALSSVLSSQSSSVTELDLSDNNLQDSGVESLSAGLESPHCKLEALRLSGCLVTEEGCASLASALSLKTSNVRELDLSYNHPGDSGEKMLRAKVEDPHCRLETLRVTPAGVRWLTPGLRKYSCQLTVDTNTVNRNLKLSDNNRKVTQVDEDQSYPDHPDRFDWWEQLLCRTGLTGRCYWEVEWRGWVYISVSYKGIKRKGHSFYSWFGWNDESWSLFCSDDGYSVIHNNSQTFIRSSSVSHRVSVYVDVPAGTLSFYRVSSDSLILLHTFNTTFTETLYPGFRFYSGSSVSLC